One genomic segment of Pseudomonas fortuita includes these proteins:
- a CDS encoding ABC transporter substrate-binding protein codes for MKKLFMASLLGSAIAFCTSAMAEDLKALEDAARKEGTVNSVGMPDAWANWKGTWEDLASKYGLKHSDTDMSSAQELAKFEAEKDNASADIGDVGAAFGPIAVTKGVSQPYKPSTWDQVPEWAKDKDGHWALAYTGTIAFIINKDLVKEEERPKTWHDLEKGKYKVAIGDVGTAAQAANGVLAAAIAYKGDESNVAPGLQLFTKLAQQKRLSLANPTIQTLEKGEVEVGVVWDFNGLSYREQIDPKRFEVLIPSDGSVISGYTTVINKYAKHPNAAKLTREYIFSDAGQINLAQGHARPIRAEHLKLPADVQAKLLPNEQYGAAQPIKNAEAWEATSKKLPQMWQEQVIIEME; via the coding sequence ATGAAAAAGTTGTTCATGGCGTCACTGCTCGGTTCGGCCATCGCGTTCTGTACCTCGGCCATGGCCGAGGACCTCAAGGCCCTGGAAGATGCCGCCCGCAAGGAAGGCACCGTCAACAGCGTGGGCATGCCCGATGCCTGGGCCAACTGGAAAGGCACCTGGGAAGACCTGGCCAGCAAATACGGCCTCAAACACAGCGACACCGACATGAGCTCGGCACAGGAACTTGCCAAGTTCGAAGCCGAGAAGGACAACGCCAGCGCCGACATTGGCGATGTGGGGGCCGCCTTCGGCCCTATCGCGGTGACCAAGGGCGTGAGCCAGCCATACAAGCCAAGCACCTGGGACCAGGTGCCGGAGTGGGCCAAGGACAAGGACGGCCACTGGGCGCTGGCCTATACCGGCACCATTGCCTTCATCATCAACAAGGACCTGGTCAAGGAAGAGGAACGGCCGAAAACCTGGCATGACCTGGAAAAAGGCAAGTACAAGGTCGCCATCGGCGACGTCGGCACTGCCGCCCAGGCCGCCAACGGCGTGCTCGCCGCCGCCATCGCCTACAAAGGCGATGAAAGCAACGTGGCCCCCGGCCTGCAACTGTTCACCAAACTGGCCCAGCAAAAGCGCCTGTCGCTGGCCAACCCGACCATCCAGACCCTGGAGAAAGGCGAGGTGGAAGTCGGCGTGGTGTGGGACTTCAACGGCTTGAGCTACCGTGAACAGATCGACCCCAAGCGCTTTGAAGTGCTGATCCCGTCGGATGGCTCGGTGATTTCCGGCTATACCACGGTCATCAACAAATACGCCAAGCACCCCAACGCGGCCAAACTGACCCGTGAATACATCTTCAGCGATGCCGGGCAGATCAACCTGGCCCAGGGGCATGCCCGGCCCATCCGTGCCGAGCACCTGAAGCTGCCGGCGGATGTGCAGGCCAAGTTGCTGCCTAACGAGCAATACGGAGCTGCCCAGCCGATCAAGAATGCCGAAGCCTGGGAAGCCACCTCGAAGAAACTGCCACAGATGTGGCAGGAGCAAGTGATCATCGAGATGGAATAA
- a CDS encoding UTRA domain-containing protein, producing the protein MQPMPPRAVTAICHALLEQIEHGLLAPGGKLPAERKLSEVFDTTRITLREALAQLEAQGLIYREERRGWFVAPERLTYDLIERSHFHAMVRDQGRVATTELLSARLQPASAAICARLQLPALSSVVRICRLRRIDGRAVLYAEHYLNPRYFPGILEQDLAQSLTEIYGRVYGIRYGQVCFEILPTALPVEAAGALKVSVGSPGLHITRVNSDQHGHLIDCDLEYWRHDAIRIRAQAG; encoded by the coding sequence ATGCAGCCGATGCCACCGCGTGCGGTAACAGCCATCTGCCATGCCCTGCTGGAGCAAATCGAGCACGGCCTGCTGGCGCCCGGCGGCAAGCTGCCGGCCGAGCGCAAGCTCAGCGAGGTGTTCGACACCACGCGCATCACCCTGCGTGAGGCACTGGCGCAGCTGGAGGCCCAGGGCCTGATCTACCGCGAAGAGCGTCGCGGCTGGTTCGTCGCGCCCGAGCGGCTCACCTACGACCTGATCGAGCGCAGCCACTTCCATGCTATGGTGCGCGATCAGGGGCGTGTGGCCACTACCGAACTCCTCTCGGCACGGCTGCAGCCAGCGTCGGCGGCCATCTGTGCCCGCTTGCAGCTACCGGCGTTGTCCAGCGTGGTGCGAATCTGCCGCTTGCGGCGAATTGACGGGCGCGCGGTGCTGTATGCCGAGCACTACCTGAATCCCCGTTATTTTCCGGGCATTCTCGAACAGGACCTGGCGCAGTCGCTGACCGAGATTTATGGGCGGGTGTATGGCATCCGGTACGGGCAGGTATGCTTCGAAATCTTGCCGACGGCATTGCCGGTGGAGGCAGCAGGGGCGTTGAAGGTGTCGGTGGGCAGCCCGGGGCTGCACATTACGCGGGTCAACAGCGACCAGCATGGGCACCTGATCGACTGTGACCTGGAGTATTGGCGGCATGATGCCATCCGCATCCGTGCACAGGCCGGTTGA
- a CDS encoding mechanosensitive ion channel family protein yields MPALLRYLFLLLLLFITPVQAAGLPGLLGGSAPAQPEATEPLGKSLDEVIKNLENDQQRAKLLADLKKLRDATRQSQPSVEQGVLGLIGGALHDFEKQFSGDASPFHRWAAEIEQAQAELTDLVVPVHQWPAILFGFAAVIAVWSVLAYAFNWVGHRIRLRFGLSEELPQHPRTWDLVRFALRKLGPWLVALVFTVYLSVVLPPSLGKSLAMVLAYALVVGTCFSAICVIAFSLLDGPHRHRALHILRHQAFRPLWLIGSFAAFGEAMSDPRMLVALGTHLAHALATLANVIAALCTGLFILRFRRPIAHLIRNQPLARRLTRRTLSDTIEILGSFWFIPALILVAISLFATFVSAGDTSTALRQSLMCTVLVVVCMVLNGLVRRHAANPKRANKRQAVYAERLRNFGYLLVHLFIWLVFIELGLRVWGLSMIGFAEGDGHEVSLRLLGLAGTLIVAWLVWILADTAVHHALVRSRRGLANARAQTMMPLIRNVLFVVIFIIAVIVALANMGMNVTPLLAGAGVIGLAIGFGAQSLVADLITGLFIIIEDSLAIDDYVDVGGHLGTVEGLTIRTVRLRDIDGIVHTIPFSEIKSIKNYSREFGYAIFRVAVPHSMNIDQAITLVREVGQKLRNDPLMRRNIWSPLELQGVESFESGSAILRARFKTAPIKQWEVSRAFNLALKRQLDEAGLDLATPRLSVQVVTAGGGGIAESGSSS; encoded by the coding sequence GTGCCTGCCCTCCTGCGTTACCTGTTCCTTCTCCTGCTGCTGTTCATCACTCCGGTACAGGCAGCGGGCCTGCCCGGCCTGCTGGGCGGCAGTGCGCCCGCGCAACCGGAGGCTACCGAGCCGCTGGGCAAGTCGCTGGACGAAGTGATCAAGAACCTGGAAAACGACCAGCAGCGGGCCAAGCTGCTGGCCGATCTTAAAAAGCTGCGCGACGCCACCAGGCAATCGCAGCCCAGCGTGGAACAGGGCGTGCTCGGCCTGATTGGCGGCGCGCTGCATGATTTTGAAAAACAGTTCAGCGGCGATGCCAGCCCGTTTCACCGCTGGGCGGCAGAAATCGAACAAGCCCAAGCCGAACTGACCGACCTGGTAGTGCCGGTGCACCAGTGGCCGGCGATCCTGTTCGGCTTTGCCGCCGTCATTGCCGTGTGGAGCGTGCTGGCCTACGCCTTCAACTGGGTCGGCCACCGGATACGCCTGCGCTTTGGCCTGAGCGAAGAACTGCCCCAGCACCCGCGTACCTGGGACCTGGTGCGCTTTGCCCTGCGCAAGCTCGGCCCTTGGCTGGTGGCGCTGGTGTTCACCGTGTACCTGAGCGTTGTGCTGCCACCGTCACTGGGTAAATCGCTGGCCATGGTGCTGGCCTACGCACTGGTCGTCGGCACCTGCTTCTCGGCCATCTGCGTGATCGCCTTCTCGCTGCTCGACGGCCCGCACCGCCACCGCGCCCTGCATATCCTGCGGCATCAGGCATTTCGCCCGCTGTGGCTGATCGGCAGCTTCGCAGCGTTTGGCGAGGCCATGAGCGACCCGCGCATGCTGGTCGCACTGGGGACCCACCTGGCCCATGCCCTGGCGACCTTGGCCAACGTCATCGCCGCACTGTGCACCGGGCTGTTCATCCTGCGCTTCCGCCGCCCCATCGCCCACCTGATCCGCAACCAGCCGCTGGCACGGCGCCTGACCCGGCGAACCCTCAGCGACACCATCGAGATCCTCGGCAGCTTCTGGTTCATACCGGCGCTGATTCTGGTGGCCATTTCGCTGTTCGCCACCTTTGTCTCGGCCGGTGACACCAGCACCGCCCTGCGCCAGTCGCTGATGTGCACGGTGCTGGTGGTGGTGTGCATGGTGCTCAACGGCCTGGTGCGCCGCCACGCCGCCAACCCCAAACGCGCCAACAAGCGCCAGGCGGTGTATGCCGAACGCCTGCGCAACTTCGGCTACCTGCTGGTGCACCTGTTCATCTGGCTGGTGTTCATCGAACTGGGCCTGCGGGTGTGGGGCCTGTCGATGATCGGCTTTGCCGAGGGCGACGGCCATGAAGTGAGCCTGCGCCTGCTGGGCCTGGCCGGCACGCTGATCGTCGCCTGGCTGGTGTGGATCCTTGCCGACACCGCCGTGCACCACGCCCTGGTGCGTTCGCGCCGGGGCCTGGCGAACGCTCGTGCGCAAACCATGATGCCGTTGATCCGCAACGTGCTGTTCGTGGTCATCTTCATCATTGCGGTGATTGTCGCCTTGGCCAACATGGGCATGAACGTGACCCCGCTGCTGGCCGGTGCCGGTGTGATCGGCCTGGCCATCGGCTTTGGTGCGCAATCGCTGGTGGCCGACCTGATCACCGGGTTGTTCATCATCATCGAAGACTCGCTGGCCATCGACGACTACGTGGACGTGGGCGGGCACCTGGGCACGGTAGAGGGGCTGACCATCCGTACTGTGCGCCTGCGGGACATCGACGGCATCGTGCACACCATCCCGTTCAGCGAGATCAAGAGCATCAAGAACTACTCGCGGGAGTTTGGCTACGCGATCTTCCGCGTGGCGGTCCCGCACAGCATGAACATCGACCAGGCGATCACGCTGGTTCGCGAGGTGGGGCAGAAGCTGCGCAATGACCCATTGATGCGCCGCAACATCTGGTCACCGCTGGAGCTGCAAGGCGTGGAGAGTTTCGAATCGGGGTCGGCGATCTTGCGGGCCCGGTTCAAGACCGCGCCGATCAAGCAGTGGGAAGTGTCGCGGGCGTTCAACCTGGCGCTGAAGCGGCAGCTGGATGAAGCCGGGCTGGACCTGGCGACGCCGCGGTTGTCGGTACAGGTGGTGACTGCTGGTGGAGGTGGGATAGCGGAATCCGGTTCCTCCAGTTAG
- a CDS encoding M18 family aminopeptidase: MRDALNTGLIEFLKASPTPFHATASLAQRLEAAGYQRLDERDSWATVPGGRYYVTRNDSSIIAIKLGKQAPLLNGIRMVGAHTDSPCLRVKPQPELQRQGFLQLGVEVYGGALLAPWFDRDLSLAGRVTYRRDGKVESQLIDFKLPIAIIPNLAIHLNRTANEGWAINPQNELPPILAQVAGDERIDFRALLTEQLAREHELIADVVLDYELSFYDTQDAALVGLNGDFIAGARLDNLLSCYAGLQALLAADSDETCVLVCNDHEEVGSSSACGADGPMLEQTLQRLLPDGDAYVRTVQRSLMVSADNAHGVHPNYADRHDGNHGPKLNAGPVIKVNNNQRYATNSETAGFFRHLCMAEEVPVQSFVVRSDMGCGSTIGPITASHLGVRTVDIGLPTFAMHSIRELCGSHDLAHLVKVLTAFYRSRELP; encoded by the coding sequence ATGCGCGATGCACTGAATACTGGCCTTATCGAATTCCTCAAGGCCTCTCCCACGCCCTTCCACGCCACCGCCAGCCTGGCCCAACGCCTGGAAGCTGCAGGCTATCAGCGCCTGGACGAGCGCGACAGCTGGGCCACCGTGCCTGGCGGCCGCTACTACGTCACCCGTAACGACTCGTCGATCATCGCCATCAAACTGGGCAAGCAGGCACCGTTGCTCAACGGTATCCGTATGGTCGGTGCCCACACCGACAGCCCGTGCCTGCGCGTCAAGCCGCAGCCCGAGCTGCAGCGCCAGGGCTTCCTGCAGTTGGGTGTGGAAGTGTATGGCGGCGCCCTGTTGGCGCCATGGTTCGACCGTGACCTTTCCCTGGCCGGCCGTGTCACCTACCGCCGTGACGGCAAAGTTGAAAGCCAGCTGATCGACTTCAAGCTGCCGATCGCGATCATCCCCAACCTGGCCATCCACCTGAACCGCACTGCCAATGAAGGCTGGGCGATCAACCCGCAGAACGAGTTGCCGCCCATCCTGGCTCAGGTAGCGGGTGACGAGCGTATCGACTTCCGCGCCCTGCTCACCGAGCAACTGGCCCGCGAGCACGAGCTGATCGCAGACGTGGTGCTGGATTACGAACTGAGCTTCTACGACACCCAGGACGCCGCGCTGGTCGGCCTGAACGGCGACTTCATCGCCGGGGCGCGCCTGGATAACCTGCTGTCGTGCTACGCCGGCCTGCAAGCCCTGCTGGCCGCCGACAGTGACGAAACCTGCGTGCTGGTGTGCAACGACCACGAAGAAGTCGGCAGCAGCTCGGCCTGCGGTGCCGACGGCCCAATGCTGGAGCAGACCCTGCAGCGCTTGCTGCCCGATGGCGACGCCTACGTGCGCACCGTGCAGCGCTCGCTGATGGTGTCGGCCGACAACGCCCACGGCGTGCACCCCAACTACGCCGACAGGCACGATGGCAACCACGGGCCCAAGCTCAACGCCGGGCCGGTGATCAAGGTAAACAACAACCAGCGCTACGCCACCAACAGCGAAACCGCCGGTTTCTTCCGCCACCTGTGCATGGCCGAGGAAGTGCCGGTACAAAGCTTTGTGGTGCGCAGCGACATGGGCTGTGGCTCGACCATCGGGCCGATTACAGCCAGCCACCTGGGCGTGCGCACGGTGGATATCGGTTTGCCGACCTTTGCCATGCACTCCATTCGCGAACTGTGCGGCAGCCACGACCTGGCGCACCTGGTGAAGGTACTGACTGCCTTCTACCGAAGCCGCGAGCTGCCTTGA
- a CDS encoding RluA family pseudouridine synthase, translating to MPLSNIQILHEDAAILVINKPTLLLSVPGRAEDNKDCLITRLQENGYPDALIVHRLDWETSGIILLARDADSHRELSRQFHDRETEKAYTALCWGQPALDSGSIDLPLRYDPPTKPRHVVDHEQGKHALTFWRIVERCGDYCRVELTPITGRSHQLRVHMLSIGHPLLGDRLYANPEALAAHERLCLHASMLSFTHPVSGERLKFECPAPF from the coding sequence ATGCCGCTGTCCAATATCCAGATCCTGCACGAAGACGCCGCCATCCTGGTGATCAACAAGCCGACCCTGCTGCTGTCGGTGCCCGGCCGCGCCGAGGATAACAAGGACTGCCTGATTACCCGCCTGCAGGAAAACGGCTACCCCGACGCGCTTATCGTGCACCGCCTGGACTGGGAAACCTCCGGCATCATCCTGCTGGCCCGCGATGCCGACAGCCACCGCGAGCTGTCGCGGCAGTTCCACGACCGCGAAACCGAGAAGGCCTACACCGCACTGTGCTGGGGCCAACCGGCACTGGACAGCGGCAGCATCGACCTGCCGCTGCGCTACGACCCGCCAACCAAGCCACGGCATGTGGTGGACCACGAGCAGGGCAAACATGCGCTGACCTTCTGGCGCATCGTCGAGCGCTGCGGTGACTACTGCCGGGTAGAACTGACGCCGATCACCGGGCGCTCGCACCAGTTGCGCGTGCACATGCTGTCGATCGGCCACCCGCTGCTGGGTGACCGGCTGTATGCCAACCCCGAAGCACTGGCGGCCCATGAGCGGCTGTGCCTGCATGCCTCCATGTTGAGCTTTACCCACCCAGTGTCCGGTGAGCGGTTGAAGTTCGAGTGCCCCGCGCCCTTCTGA
- the minE gene encoding cell division topological specificity factor MinE: protein MNLFDFFRGRQKQTSASVAKERLQIIVAHERGQRSEPDYLPALQKELLEVIRKYVNIGNDDVHIELENQGSCSILELNITLPDR from the coding sequence ATGAACCTTTTTGACTTCTTTCGTGGCAGACAGAAACAGACCAGCGCGTCGGTAGCGAAAGAGCGTCTACAGATCATCGTGGCGCACGAGCGCGGCCAACGCAGCGAGCCGGACTACCTGCCGGCGCTGCAGAAAGAACTGCTGGAAGTGATCCGCAAGTATGTGAACATCGGCAACGATGACGTGCACATCGAGCTGGAAAACCAAGGCAGCTGCTCGATTCTGGAGCTGAACATCACCCTGCCGGATCGCTGA
- the minD gene encoding septum site-determining protein MinD: MAKILVVTSGKGGVGKTTTSAAIGTGLALRGHKTVIVDFDVGLRNLDLIMGCERRVVYDFVNVVNGEANLQQALIKDKRLENLFVLAASQTRDKDALTQEGVEKVLMELKETFDYVICDSPAGIEKGAHLAMYFADEAIVVTNPEVSSVRDSDRMLGILSSKSRRSEKGEEPIKEHLLITRYHPERVEKGEMLSIADVEEILAIKLKGVIPESQAVLKASNQGIPVILDDQSDAGQAYSDTVDRLLGKEKPLRFIEVPKQGFFARLFGGK; this comes from the coding sequence TTGGCCAAGATTCTCGTGGTTACTTCCGGCAAGGGGGGTGTGGGCAAGACCACCACCAGCGCCGCCATTGGTACCGGCCTCGCACTGCGTGGCCACAAGACCGTCATCGTCGACTTCGACGTGGGCCTGCGTAACCTCGACCTGATCATGGGCTGCGAGCGCCGCGTGGTGTACGACTTCGTCAACGTGGTCAACGGCGAGGCCAACCTCCAGCAGGCGTTGATCAAGGACAAGCGCCTTGAGAACCTGTTCGTGCTGGCCGCCAGCCAGACCCGTGACAAGGACGCGCTGACCCAGGAAGGCGTGGAAAAGGTGCTGATGGAGCTGAAGGAAACCTTCGACTACGTCATCTGCGACTCGCCGGCCGGTATCGAGAAAGGCGCACACCTGGCCATGTACTTCGCAGACGAAGCCATTGTGGTCACCAACCCCGAAGTGTCCTCGGTACGTGACTCCGATCGCATGCTGGGCATCCTGTCGAGCAAATCGCGTCGCTCCGAAAAAGGCGAAGAGCCCATCAAGGAACACCTGCTGATCACCCGTTACCACCCCGAGCGCGTGGAAAAGGGCGAAATGCTGAGCATCGCCGACGTCGAAGAGATCCTGGCGATCAAGCTCAAGGGCGTGATTCCCGAGTCTCAGGCCGTGCTCAAGGCTTCCAACCAGGGTATCCCGGTCATCCTCGACGACCAGAGCGACGCTGGCCAGGCGTACAGCGATACCGTCGACCGCCTGCTGGGCAAAGAAAAGCCCCTGCGGTTCATCGAAGTGCCGAAGCAAGGATTCTTCGCGCGACTGTTTGGAGGCAAGTAA
- the minC gene encoding septum site-determining protein MinC, with product MQTMSPNHTPDTASVFQLKGSMLAITVLELARNDLEGLDRQLAAKVAQAPNFFSNTPLVLALDKLPAGEGAIDLPGLMRICRHHGLRTLAIRANRIEDIAAAIAIDLPVLPPSGARERPLEPEPEVVKKPEPAPVPPPAPEPEVRPTRIITAPVRGGQQIYAQGGDLIVTASVSPGAELLADGNIHVYGAMRGRALAGIKGNTKARIFCQQMTAEMVSIAGQYKVCEDLRRDPLWGTGVQVSLSGDVLNITRL from the coding sequence ATGCAGACCATGAGCCCAAACCACACACCCGACACCGCCTCCGTGTTCCAGCTCAAGGGCAGCATGCTCGCCATCACAGTGCTGGAACTGGCGCGCAATGACCTTGAGGGCCTCGACCGCCAGCTGGCGGCCAAAGTTGCCCAGGCACCGAATTTCTTCAGCAATACGCCACTGGTGCTGGCGCTGGACAAGCTGCCGGCCGGCGAAGGGGCAATCGACCTGCCAGGCTTGATGCGTATCTGCCGCCACCATGGCCTGCGTACCCTGGCCATCCGCGCCAATCGCATCGAGGACATTGCAGCCGCCATCGCCATCGACCTGCCGGTGCTGCCACCGTCCGGCGCCCGCGAGCGGCCGCTGGAGCCGGAACCCGAGGTTGTCAAAAAACCCGAGCCGGCCCCCGTGCCACCACCCGCCCCCGAGCCCGAGGTGCGCCCGACCCGGATCATTACCGCGCCAGTGCGCGGCGGCCAGCAGATCTACGCGCAAGGTGGCGATCTGATCGTTACCGCCTCGGTCAGCCCGGGCGCGGAACTTCTGGCCGATGGCAACATCCATGTGTACGGCGCCATGCGCGGCCGCGCCCTGGCCGGCATCAAAGGCAACACCAAAGCGCGTATCTTCTGCCAGCAGATGACCGCCGAAATGGTCTCCATCGCAGGCCAGTACAAGGTTTGCGAAGACCTGCGCCGCGACCCTCTGTGGGGCACCGGTGTGCAAGTCAGCCTGTCCGGTGATGTGTTGAACATCACCCGTCTTTAA
- a CDS encoding lipid A biosynthesis lauroyl acyltransferase, giving the protein MERPRFRPYFLHPKFWGLWLGLGLLWLVVQLPYRVLLKAGAALGAVMYCFAGERRRIAARNLELCFPELSVDERRRLLKANFASTGIAFFEMAMSWWWPKARLARLAHIEGLEHLQAAQQAGQGAILMAVHFTTLEIGAALLGQQHTIDGMYREHGNALFDFIQRSGRERHNLDSLAVEREDVRGMLKLLRSGRAIWYAPDQDYGAKQSIFVPLFGIPAATVTATTKFARLGKAQVIPFTQKRLEDGSGYRLVIHPPLADFPGESEEADCLRINQWVERVLRECPEQYLWAHRRFKSRPEGAPRLYDKKKR; this is encoded by the coding sequence ATGGAACGCCCGCGTTTTCGCCCCTATTTCCTTCACCCAAAGTTCTGGGGCCTGTGGCTGGGCCTGGGCCTGCTGTGGCTGGTGGTCCAGTTGCCGTACCGGGTCCTGTTGAAAGCCGGTGCCGCGTTGGGGGCCGTGATGTATTGCTTTGCCGGCGAGCGTCGGCGCATTGCCGCCCGCAACCTAGAGCTGTGCTTCCCGGAGCTGTCGGTCGACGAACGGCGCCGTTTGCTCAAGGCCAACTTCGCTTCTACCGGTATCGCCTTCTTCGAAATGGCCATGAGCTGGTGGTGGCCCAAGGCCAGGCTGGCGCGCCTGGCCCATATCGAGGGGCTGGAGCACTTGCAGGCCGCCCAGCAGGCGGGGCAGGGCGCCATCCTCATGGCCGTGCACTTTACCACCCTGGAAATCGGCGCCGCGCTGCTGGGCCAGCAGCACACCATCGACGGCATGTATCGTGAGCACGGCAATGCGCTGTTCGACTTCATCCAGCGCAGCGGCCGCGAGCGGCATAACCTCGATTCGCTGGCGGTGGAGCGCGAGGACGTGCGCGGCATGCTCAAGCTGCTGCGTTCGGGCCGGGCGATCTGGTACGCACCGGACCAGGACTACGGGGCCAAGCAGAGCATTTTCGTGCCGCTGTTCGGCATCCCGGCGGCGACGGTAACCGCCACCACCAAGTTCGCCCGATTGGGCAAGGCACAGGTGATTCCGTTCACCCAGAAGCGCCTGGAGGATGGCAGCGGCTATCGTCTGGTCATCCACCCGCCGTTGGCGGACTTTCCCGGCGAAAGCGAAGAGGCCGACTGCCTGCGCATCAACCAGTGGGTCGAGCGTGTGTTGCGCGAGTGCCCCGAGCAGTACCTGTGGGCGCACCGCCGGTTCAAGTCGCGGCCCGAGGGTGCGCCGCGGCTGTATGACAAGAAAAAGCGCTGA